The following proteins come from a genomic window of Myroides odoratus DSM 2801:
- a CDS encoding DUF5690 family protein has translation MELFKFTKSKNIETWFLLISVFICYTGMYAVRKSFLAGQYEDMQVFLNMDPKVLLVISQVLGYMISKFVGIKIVSEMSKSSRLYWLIGATTFGLAMLGLFAILPSQWKFIALFLNGLPLGMIFGIVFSYIEGRKNTELLAAALSATFIFSTGFVKTIGLVLIANFGVNEYDMPFFTGLLFFPLFLLCSFLMNACKGPSQHDIEARSERKPMYKKDRKAFLKANGLGYLGLVLIYVILTIVRDFRDNFVVEFWEEQGTSGAPKLITLTEIPVALIVLVIAACCVLIKDNRKAFNIGIYLTVVGALAMMGTTILFKEGQVSAVVWMVVSGIGVYLPYILFHCLIFERLVALLSFKGNVGFLFYFADSLGYFGSVIVLLLREVVGFEQRWTDFFIRLNVESALVILIVALGVVWFFKKQIEKKPILNNVTV, from the coding sequence ATGGAGTTATTTAAGTTTACAAAGAGTAAAAATATAGAAACATGGTTTTTATTGATCTCTGTTTTTATTTGTTACACCGGAATGTACGCGGTGCGCAAGTCTTTTCTAGCTGGACAATATGAAGATATGCAGGTGTTCTTGAATATGGATCCTAAGGTTTTACTTGTTATTAGCCAGGTATTGGGATATATGATTTCCAAGTTTGTGGGCATTAAAATTGTCTCAGAAATGTCGAAAAGTAGTCGATTGTATTGGTTGATCGGTGCGACAACTTTCGGTTTAGCCATGTTGGGATTGTTTGCAATTTTACCTTCGCAATGGAAATTTATAGCCTTGTTTTTAAATGGTTTGCCCTTGGGAATGATTTTCGGAATCGTCTTCTCTTATATTGAAGGACGCAAGAATACAGAGTTGTTAGCAGCTGCTTTAAGTGCGACTTTTATCTTTTCAACAGGATTTGTGAAAACGATTGGTTTAGTATTGATTGCCAATTTTGGGGTGAATGAATATGACATGCCTTTTTTTACAGGCCTGCTGTTTTTTCCTTTGTTTCTCTTGTGTTCGTTTCTTATGAATGCCTGTAAAGGCCCTTCGCAACATGATATTGAAGCTCGTAGTGAGCGCAAACCCATGTATAAGAAAGATCGCAAAGCATTTTTGAAAGCAAATGGTTTAGGTTATTTGGGGCTAGTGCTCATCTATGTTATCCTGACCATTGTTCGAGACTTTAGAGATAATTTCGTGGTTGAGTTTTGGGAGGAACAAGGAACATCTGGTGCACCGAAGCTAATTACCCTAACCGAAATTCCCGTAGCACTTATTGTGTTAGTCATTGCTGCTTGTTGTGTTTTAATTAAAGACAATCGCAAGGCATTTAATATCGGAATTTACTTAACGGTTGTAGGGGCATTGGCCATGATGGGAACGACCATACTCTTCAAAGAAGGACAAGTGTCTGCCGTGGTATGGATGGTTGTTTCAGGAATTGGTGTATACCTTCCTTATATTCTATTTCATTGCCTCATTTTTGAACGATTAGTGGCTCTATTGAGCTTCAAAGGAAATGTAGGTTTCTTGTTCTATTTCGCCGATTCATTGGGTTATTTTGGAAGTGTGATTGTGTTGCTGTTGCGAGAGGTTGTTGGTTTTGAACAACGATGGACGGATTTCTTTATCCGATTAAATGTAGAATCAGCCCTAGTGATATTAATCGTAGCTCTGGGAGTAGTGTGGTTCTTTAAGAAGCAAATTGAAAAAAAACCGATTTTAAATAATGTAACAGTATAA
- a CDS encoding zinc-binding dehydrogenase: MARKGYPQKSTSLYKYGHHPFHHQELNGGFATHCVLKKGTAIFKLDPRLSLKEIAPLNCTHATIAGGIRLAGSLVNQTVLIYGAGMLGLSAAAMISTLGAKQVILCDLNRERLVLAKKFGADLILDSQLTTAEKKQILLESNLSLDVVIDTTGIPAVMEEGIELLSIGGISVWIGAVFNQPPTAINAEMIVRKLLTIKGLHNYIPEDLATAIQFLTHYHTHFPFEDLVSAEFQLQDLADAFETASTGQHYRVGITPTSH; the protein is encoded by the coding sequence ATGGCTCGGAAAGGTTATCCTCAAAAATCCACTTCCCTTTACAAATATGGACATCATCCTTTTCATCATCAGGAGCTAAACGGTGGTTTTGCTACACATTGCGTGCTCAAAAAAGGAACTGCCATCTTCAAACTAGATCCCCGATTAAGCCTAAAGGAAATTGCTCCGCTGAACTGCACCCATGCGACTATTGCTGGTGGTATTCGACTAGCGGGCTCTTTAGTCAACCAAACCGTACTGATTTACGGCGCAGGCATGTTAGGCCTTTCTGCTGCTGCTATGATATCGACTTTAGGCGCCAAGCAAGTCATTCTTTGTGACCTAAATAGAGAGCGACTTGTGTTAGCAAAAAAATTTGGAGCCGACCTCATTCTAGACAGCCAATTAACAACGGCAGAAAAGAAACAAATACTTTTGGAATCAAACCTATCCCTTGATGTTGTCATTGACACAACAGGTATTCCCGCAGTGATGGAAGAAGGCATTGAACTTCTTTCTATTGGCGGAATAAGTGTATGGATAGGCGCAGTATTCAATCAACCACCAACTGCTATTAATGCAGAAATGATCGTCCGAAAACTCCTGACCATTAAAGGCTTACACAATTACATTCCTGAGGATTTAGCCACAGCCATTCAGTTTTTAACCCATTATCACACCCATTTTCCTTTTGAAGACTTAGTCAGTGCTGAATTTCAACTCCAAGATTTAGCAGATGCCTTTGAAACAGCTTCCACAGGACAGCATTACAGGGTTGGTATTACTCCCACTTCCCATTAA
- a CDS encoding TonB-dependent receptor, which yields MNTKFTLCLILSLSAVVIFAQNKTLKGRVVDGTEPLPGVVVALVEENKHTATDLNGYFSFQDLDAKQYEVLLKYFSYNDKHEVVDLTQQENYTFQMNASSGNLDEIVITSAKRLSEAKAINMQKNSINLVNVVASDGIGKLPDRNAAETVQRIPGVSIERDQGEGRYVAVRGLPAEWNSTTMNGHRLPTAADEGASRATAFDFFPTEIIGYVEVFKALTPDIDGDALGGSVNFITKTAPASFTLHASAGMGYNQLADKGVYSGSFTVGDRSKNGKFGYIVNASRWNRNWATDNFEARRSGDEGVYRLELRDYTGERQTTGFNTGLEYKLSENSKLFARLNYGKLLDKELHYKRRIRFDKFNAATNTGRIELQNIVNDLNFDFYGGEVGGEHQGTKGKMDWSLGHYRTEFYYGNIPDKANHSYLAMMYTQDQVPFNADLLEDRGNGMRAYWGADQGALNEHNVFDYLGDAAFVEDPTKMKFTNFQLYKVGVKERDNIVASVNYEWESANQLKWKFGAKFVDKERSAVFADEFYGWAGTQSTPVLADQQPYLVGQPGAADYLKPMNTTIGSSFGPVLSKEGMKDFYYKHFFNGDLALLKGDSEILAEGRGLGRNFKVREQHTSAYGMVTYQINEQLTFLGGLRATHTNTTIEGYNYQQEEGQTEGELTKVKDRKNYLSLLPMLHLKYTMNDNTNLRLAMTRTFTRPDFGYLAPGGTYLAADNQYIGGNPSVNPTYAYNFDVMAEHYFGELDVIAGGVFYKQITDPIFVNAEQGTYNGISGVEMAQPRNGDNAWLLGAEISGNKRFDFLPGFWSGFGIQANYTFTKSEMKIPSRVGVTALPRQAKHLFNAQLYYEKGGLNVRAAYNFKGKYITEHGASGLSRDDVYYGNYATLDANITYKLSKNFTVFVEANNLLNSKLEYYYGDSSRPLQVEYYGVKGMLGLKWEL from the coding sequence ATGAATACAAAGTTTACCCTATGTCTAATTTTATCTTTGAGCGCTGTGGTGATATTCGCTCAGAATAAGACACTAAAAGGAAGAGTAGTAGATGGAACTGAACCTTTGCCAGGTGTTGTTGTGGCACTTGTAGAGGAGAATAAACATACGGCTACAGATTTGAATGGTTATTTTTCCTTTCAGGATTTGGATGCAAAACAGTATGAAGTTCTACTTAAGTATTTTAGTTACAACGATAAGCACGAAGTAGTCGACTTGACACAACAAGAGAACTATACCTTTCAAATGAATGCGTCTAGTGGTAATTTGGATGAAATTGTGATTACATCTGCAAAGCGATTAAGTGAAGCAAAAGCAATCAACATGCAGAAGAATTCCATTAACTTGGTTAATGTCGTTGCTTCGGATGGGATTGGAAAACTGCCGGATCGAAATGCTGCGGAGACGGTGCAGCGTATTCCTGGGGTTTCTATTGAGCGCGACCAAGGGGAAGGACGTTATGTTGCTGTTCGCGGTTTACCCGCAGAGTGGAATTCTACCACCATGAATGGACATCGACTGCCTACAGCAGCGGATGAAGGAGCAAGTAGAGCAACTGCTTTCGATTTTTTTCCTACAGAAATTATTGGTTATGTTGAGGTTTTTAAAGCGTTAACTCCTGATATTGATGGCGATGCTTTAGGTGGAAGTGTGAATTTCATCACCAAAACAGCTCCAGCTAGTTTTACGTTACATGCTTCGGCTGGAATGGGGTATAATCAACTGGCGGATAAAGGCGTGTATAGTGGGAGTTTTACAGTAGGTGATCGTTCAAAAAATGGCAAGTTTGGCTACATTGTCAATGCATCACGATGGAATCGAAATTGGGCCACGGATAACTTTGAAGCTAGACGTTCAGGAGATGAAGGGGTATATCGTTTGGAATTAAGAGACTATACTGGAGAACGTCAAACCACGGGATTCAATACGGGATTGGAGTATAAGCTCAGTGAAAATTCAAAACTATTTGCTCGTTTGAATTATGGGAAATTGCTAGATAAAGAGTTGCATTATAAAAGACGCATCCGATTTGATAAATTTAATGCAGCAACAAATACAGGTCGCATCGAGTTACAAAATATTGTCAATGATTTGAATTTTGATTTTTATGGAGGAGAAGTGGGAGGAGAGCATCAAGGGACGAAAGGTAAAATGGATTGGAGTTTAGGGCATTACCGCACAGAGTTTTACTATGGTAATATTCCGGATAAAGCGAATCACAGTTACTTAGCAATGATGTATACCCAGGATCAAGTTCCCTTTAATGCCGATTTGTTAGAAGATAGAGGAAATGGGATGCGTGCGTATTGGGGGGCAGATCAAGGGGCTTTGAATGAACATAATGTTTTTGACTATTTAGGAGATGCTGCTTTTGTGGAGGATCCTACTAAAATGAAGTTCACAAACTTTCAGCTCTACAAAGTAGGGGTGAAAGAAAGAGATAATATCGTTGCTTCAGTAAATTACGAGTGGGAATCTGCCAATCAGTTAAAATGGAAGTTCGGGGCTAAATTCGTAGATAAAGAAAGATCTGCGGTGTTCGCCGATGAATTTTACGGATGGGCAGGCACACAAAGTACTCCTGTTTTAGCCGATCAGCAGCCGTATTTGGTTGGTCAACCTGGGGCTGCAGACTACTTAAAGCCAATGAATACAACTATTGGTAGTAGCTTCGGACCAGTTTTGTCTAAAGAAGGGATGAAAGATTTTTACTACAAGCACTTCTTTAATGGTGATTTAGCTCTACTGAAAGGAGATTCGGAAATATTAGCTGAAGGACGCGGACTGGGGCGTAATTTTAAAGTAAGAGAGCAACATACGTCAGCATATGGAATGGTGACTTATCAAATCAATGAACAGCTAACGTTCTTGGGAGGATTGAGAGCAACGCATACGAATACAACGATTGAAGGGTATAATTACCAACAAGAAGAAGGGCAAACAGAGGGTGAGCTTACAAAAGTAAAGGATCGAAAGAACTATTTGTCTTTGTTGCCGATGTTGCACTTGAAATACACCATGAATGACAATACCAATTTGCGTTTAGCCATGACTAGAACATTTACACGTCCTGATTTTGGATATTTGGCGCCTGGAGGAACGTATTTAGCAGCAGATAATCAATACATAGGAGGGAATCCATCAGTAAATCCTACTTATGCGTATAATTTTGATGTCATGGCGGAACACTATTTTGGGGAATTAGATGTAATCGCTGGTGGGGTATTTTACAAGCAAATTACAGATCCTATTTTTGTTAATGCTGAACAAGGAACGTACAACGGAATCAGTGGGGTTGAAATGGCTCAGCCTAGAAATGGAGATAATGCTTGGTTGTTGGGAGCAGAAATTAGTGGAAACAAGAGATTTGACTTCTTGCCTGGTTTCTGGAGTGGATTTGGAATACAAGCGAATTATACTTTTACAAAATCAGAAATGAAAATTCCTTCTAGAGTAGGGGTTACCGCTCTACCGCGTCAGGCGAAACACTTATTTAACGCTCAATTGTATTACGAAAAAGGAGGGTTAAATGTGCGTGCGGCTTATAATTTTAAAGGGAAATATATTACAGAACACGGAGCGAGTGGCTTGTCAAGAGATGATGTGTATTATGGCAATTACGCAACATTAGATGCCAATATTACCTATAAATTAAGTAAGAATTTTACTGTTTTTGTGGAAGCAAATAACCTATTAAATTCTAAATTAGAATACTATTACGGTGATTCAAGTCGCCCTTTACAAGTGGAATACTACGGGGTGAAAGGAATGCTGGGCTTGAAATGGGAATTGTAA
- a CDS encoding DUF417 family protein, protein MNILQVAADLQKQFFNVLRIAICLVMVWIGGLKGFQYEADGIVPFVANSPLMSFFYQHANDQVLTEEGKEVAAYTLHKNPEGKTVKQNVDWHTQNGTYLFSYGLGIVICAIGILVFLGIWSPKIGLLGAILTVGMSLVTLTFLLTTPEVYVPNLGGDFPTPNFGFPYLSGAGRLVLKDVIMLAGGLLLVSDGASRMLKDKQKGK, encoded by the coding sequence ATGAACATACTTCAAGTTGCTGCAGATTTACAAAAACAATTTTTTAATGTATTGAGAATCGCAATCTGTCTCGTTATGGTGTGGATTGGCGGTTTAAAAGGCTTTCAGTATGAAGCGGATGGCATTGTGCCCTTTGTAGCTAATAGCCCTTTGATGAGTTTCTTCTACCAACACGCCAATGATCAGGTATTGACAGAAGAAGGAAAGGAAGTAGCTGCCTATACGTTGCATAAAAACCCGGAGGGAAAAACAGTAAAACAAAATGTAGATTGGCATACACAAAATGGAACCTATCTGTTTTCGTATGGATTGGGGATTGTAATTTGTGCGATTGGTATTTTGGTGTTCTTAGGGATATGGTCACCCAAAATAGGGTTACTAGGTGCTATATTAACGGTAGGGATGTCTTTGGTGACACTTACTTTTCTCTTAACGACTCCCGAAGTCTATGTCCCTAATTTAGGAGGTGATTTTCCTACACCAAATTTTGGTTTCCCTTATTTATCCGGTGCAGGCCGATTGGTGCTTAAGGATGTCATTATGCTCGCTGGTGGTTTATTGCTAGTTTCGGATGGAGCAAGTAGAATGCTGAAAGACAAACAGAAGGGTAAATAA
- a CDS encoding helix-turn-helix domain-containing protein, translating to MTDTVKIQNYSHASELDPIRHPYYDILLLDGDFAFTLDEKQYRCQGKTILFMSPFQQLEWLEVNLHQAIVLRFHGDFYCIEYHKEEVACNGILFNNIYHAPFVRVSDVFFDEIRSLYIKIEEVEDRSQSYNVSILKSYLQLILALVNREKQLELHQWDYQLEEDQLQFKHQLEQSFAQHKSVVYYAELNGISLASFSKKIKKIYGKTPTQLIQERIVLEAKKLLHLTTKSMKEIAAALGFEDEFYFSRYFKKAVGLSPSQFRKEVGLSIVAKKSR from the coding sequence TTGACTGATACTGTTAAGATTCAAAACTATAGCCACGCAAGTGAATTAGATCCTATAAGGCATCCTTATTACGATATCTTGTTACTCGATGGAGACTTTGCGTTTACCCTCGATGAGAAGCAGTATCGCTGTCAAGGAAAGACTATTTTATTTATGTCGCCTTTTCAGCAGCTGGAGTGGTTGGAAGTTAATTTACATCAGGCAATCGTCTTGCGCTTTCATGGCGACTTTTACTGTATTGAATACCATAAAGAAGAAGTAGCGTGCAATGGAATTCTATTCAATAACATCTATCACGCTCCTTTTGTTCGTGTTTCCGATGTTTTTTTCGACGAAATTCGCTCCTTATATATTAAAATTGAAGAAGTTGAAGATAGGAGTCAATCGTATAATGTATCCATCTTAAAATCCTATTTACAGCTAATTCTAGCTTTGGTGAATAGAGAAAAACAGCTCGAATTACATCAATGGGATTATCAATTAGAAGAGGACCAACTTCAATTCAAGCATCAGTTGGAACAATCTTTTGCTCAACATAAATCGGTGGTATACTACGCGGAATTAAATGGTATTTCCCTCGCTAGTTTTAGCAAGAAAATTAAAAAAATATACGGCAAAACACCAACGCAATTGATTCAAGAGCGAATCGTATTGGAGGCGAAAAAACTCCTGCATTTGACAACAAAATCCATGAAGGAAATTGCCGCTGCTTTGGGATTTGAAGATGAATTTTATTTTAGTCGGTATTTTAAAAAAGCAGTGGGACTATCCCCCAGCCAATTTCGCAAAGAAGTAGGCCTTTCTATTGTAGCAAAAAAGTCTAGGTAA
- a CDS encoding sensor histidine kinase: MRIKTKLTLGLGLLFTLIIFLGGIGAVYIHFLKLDTRNILHDNYNSLLYAKSMLRALDKSGDGRLAQFEEQLKNQEGNATEVGEKEMNSTLRNYFETYKKNGQRQEDVVQIREWLIEVMEMNMQAIALKSELANKTAVQATIWIAIAGTACFVIALGLLINLPSNIADPIQKLTASIKQIASSNYKERVFLDKDDEFGALAQSFNTMAQKLEEYNSSHLAKLMRQKKRIEALINNMSDVVIGLDENMQVIFVNEEACKVLGLEEDEMVGKNSKDLALYNDLMRLLLKEMSLEQVEKEPLKIIHNDKENYFDKQFLPIEITPTGEEFKELVGHVIILKNITEFKELDAAKTRFIATVSHEFKTPISSMKMSLQLLKNERIGALNEEQNTLIDSIQDDAGRLLKITSELLNLTQIESGKIAMNKQSCLVSEMVQDAVEANHSQAEQKRITLEVKLPEVLQPVEVDGEKTTWVLTNLIANAINYSHESSVVQITVEQQEQGTTIKVKDEGMGIPPEYLNKVFDRYFRVPGTHKEGTGLGLAISKEIIEAQQGTITVHSEYGVGSEFVLLLY; encoded by the coding sequence ATGAGAATTAAAACAAAACTAACGTTAGGTTTAGGCCTTCTATTCACGCTAATTATTTTTTTAGGGGGAATAGGAGCGGTATACATTCACTTTTTAAAGCTTGATACACGCAATATCCTACACGACAATTACAATTCACTGTTATATGCCAAGAGCATGTTGCGTGCATTAGATAAGTCGGGGGATGGTCGTTTGGCTCAGTTTGAAGAACAATTGAAAAATCAAGAAGGGAATGCGACTGAAGTTGGTGAAAAGGAAATGAATAGTACGTTGCGCAACTATTTTGAAACCTATAAGAAGAACGGACAACGTCAGGAGGATGTCGTTCAAATCAGGGAATGGTTGATTGAAGTGATGGAGATGAATATGCAGGCGATTGCGCTGAAGAGCGAGTTGGCCAATAAGACAGCGGTGCAAGCAACCATCTGGATTGCTATTGCAGGAACTGCCTGTTTTGTCATTGCTTTAGGCCTGTTGATTAATCTACCTTCTAATATTGCAGATCCCATTCAGAAGCTGACTGCCAGTATTAAACAAATTGCCAGTAGCAATTATAAAGAACGCGTTTTTTTAGATAAAGATGATGAGTTTGGGGCCTTGGCCCAATCCTTTAATACCATGGCCCAAAAGTTAGAAGAATACAACAGCAGTCATTTGGCTAAACTGATGCGTCAGAAAAAGAGAATTGAAGCTTTAATCAACAATATGTCCGACGTTGTCATCGGTTTAGATGAGAATATGCAAGTGATATTTGTCAATGAAGAAGCTTGTAAAGTGCTAGGATTAGAAGAGGATGAAATGGTTGGGAAAAACAGTAAGGATCTCGCGTTATACAATGATTTAATGCGGTTGTTACTGAAGGAGATGAGTCTAGAACAAGTCGAAAAAGAACCGCTCAAAATTATCCACAACGACAAAGAAAACTATTTTGACAAGCAATTCTTGCCCATTGAAATTACCCCAACAGGAGAAGAATTCAAAGAGTTGGTAGGGCATGTAATTATCTTGAAAAATATTACCGAATTTAAAGAGCTTGATGCAGCAAAGACTCGATTTATCGCCACGGTTTCTCATGAATTTAAAACGCCTATATCCTCGATGAAAATGAGTTTGCAATTGTTGAAAAATGAGCGAATAGGTGCATTGAATGAAGAGCAAAATACGCTGATTGACAGTATTCAGGATGATGCAGGACGATTGTTGAAAATTACTTCGGAGTTGTTGAATTTAACACAAATAGAAAGCGGTAAGATCGCGATGAATAAGCAATCGTGTTTAGTTAGTGAGATGGTACAAGACGCCGTAGAAGCCAATCACAGTCAAGCTGAACAAAAAAGAATTACACTCGAAGTGAAGCTTCCCGAAGTTTTACAACCTGTCGAAGTAGATGGAGAAAAAACAACCTGGGTATTGACCAACCTGATTGCCAATGCCATTAATTACTCCCATGAATCGTCAGTAGTACAAATCACTGTAGAACAACAGGAGCAAGGAACCACAATTAAGGTGAAAGATGAAGGAATGGGGATTCCGCCCGAATATCTAAACAAAGTATTTGATCGTTACTTTAGAGTACCAGGCACCCATAAAGAAGGTACAGGGTTAGGTTTAGCTATTAGCAAAGAAATTATCGAAGCACAACAAGGGACTATCACAGTACACAGTGAGTATGGTGTGGGAAGTGAATTCGTTTTATTGTTGTATTAG
- a CDS encoding signal transduction histidine kinase, translated as MERETRQSAEDFLALIRRAKRGKFKVYIGMSAGVGKTYRMLMEARDLQRNGIDVKLGFIETHNRQETHALLAGLPLIPRKEVFYKGKMVEELDLEAILKEHPEIVIIDELAHSNIAGSKNAKRWQDVMEILEAGINVISALNIQHIESLNNAVKDITSIDVMERVPDKVLQEADEVVNIDLTADDLIERLKEGKIYPPAKVPAALQNFFTSSNILQLRELALKEVASHVENKVASEVSMSVSAKPSRFMACISSNDKHAKNVIRKTARLASYLNSKWYVLYVQTPKEHPDKIALDKQRHLINNFKLATELGAEIIKSEHPNIAKAIMMQVEQRQVTTICIGKPRLRLYQIILATNVFNQLLKKLTSLPIDIIIFSK; from the coding sequence ATGGAAAGAGAAACGCGTCAAAGTGCAGAAGATTTTTTAGCACTTATTCGTCGTGCTAAACGAGGAAAGTTTAAGGTATATATTGGGATGAGTGCCGGTGTAGGTAAAACCTATCGCATGCTGATGGAAGCGAGAGATTTACAACGCAATGGCATCGATGTCAAGTTGGGATTCATCGAAACACACAACCGCCAGGAGACTCATGCGCTTTTAGCAGGATTGCCCCTTATTCCTCGAAAAGAGGTCTTTTATAAAGGGAAAATGGTAGAAGAATTAGACTTAGAAGCCATTTTAAAAGAACATCCTGAAATCGTTATTATAGACGAATTGGCGCATTCCAACATTGCAGGAAGTAAAAATGCAAAACGCTGGCAAGATGTGATGGAAATATTAGAGGCAGGTATCAATGTGATATCTGCCTTAAATATCCAACACATTGAAAGTTTAAACAATGCAGTAAAAGACATTACGTCCATCGATGTGATGGAACGCGTCCCAGATAAGGTCCTACAAGAGGCGGATGAGGTTGTTAATATTGACCTTACCGCAGATGATTTGATTGAACGATTAAAAGAAGGAAAGATTTACCCTCCCGCTAAAGTACCGGCAGCCTTGCAAAATTTCTTTACGTCATCGAATATTCTTCAATTGCGCGAGCTAGCTTTAAAAGAAGTAGCTTCTCATGTGGAGAATAAAGTAGCTTCCGAGGTGAGTATGTCCGTATCGGCCAAACCAAGTCGATTCATGGCTTGCATCAGCTCGAACGATAAACACGCCAAAAATGTAATTCGAAAAACAGCGCGCTTAGCCAGTTACCTCAATTCAAAATGGTATGTGCTCTATGTACAAACGCCCAAGGAGCACCCAGATAAAATTGCCCTAGACAAGCAGCGACATTTGATTAATAATTTTAAATTAGCTACTGAATTAGGCGCGGAAATTATTAAAAGTGAGCATCCTAATATTGCTAAGGCTATTATGATGCAGGTAGAACAACGGCAGGTCACAACAATCTGTATTGGAAAACCTCGATTGCGTTTATACCAGATTATTTTAGCCACTAATGTATTCAATCAGTTGTTGAAGAAGCTGACTTCTTTACCCATTGATATTATAATTTTTTCGAAATGA
- a CDS encoding porin has translation MKKRFSLVGALVIGALAFSSVQAQERKWMDDIQVQAYGELYYMYDFNQSKSGQLNNFLYSYNRHNEANLNFGMAKLSYTKERVRANLALMAGTYVKSNLANEPEGLKNIYEANVGVKLSPTQALWLDVGIMPSHIGFESNIGADIMTMTRSMMAENSPYFSSAVKLSYSTPNQKWFLAVNVMNGWQRIQRPEGNSTLAIGHQLTYTPNAAWTLNSSSFIGSDTPDVERKMRYFHNLYVAYQFNEQLKLLAGFDIGMQQKEKHSNAYNTWYAPLIMGQYKISDAWRVAARVEYYGDKEGVIIQTDTAHGFQTWGYSVNVDYQITTEVLWRIEARSFNSKDAVFSRNDHAVSGQTVIGSSIAIRL, from the coding sequence ATGAAAAAGAGATTTTCTTTGGTGGGTGCGCTAGTCATCGGCGCACTTGCTTTTTCATCCGTACAAGCACAAGAACGCAAATGGATGGACGACATCCAGGTACAAGCTTATGGAGAATTGTATTATATGTACGACTTCAATCAATCTAAATCAGGGCAGTTGAACAATTTTTTGTATTCCTATAATCGACATAATGAGGCGAACTTGAATTTTGGAATGGCCAAATTGAGCTATACCAAAGAAAGGGTAAGAGCCAACTTAGCTTTGATGGCGGGAACCTATGTGAAATCAAATTTAGCTAATGAACCTGAGGGATTAAAAAATATATATGAAGCCAATGTAGGGGTGAAGTTATCCCCGACACAAGCACTGTGGTTGGACGTTGGTATTATGCCTTCTCATATTGGATTTGAAAGCAATATAGGAGCGGATATCATGACGATGACCCGCAGTATGATGGCGGAGAATTCGCCTTATTTCTCATCGGCTGTAAAATTGTCGTATAGCACACCCAATCAAAAGTGGTTCCTAGCGGTAAACGTAATGAATGGATGGCAACGCATACAGCGCCCAGAAGGCAATTCAACACTAGCCATAGGACACCAATTGACTTATACGCCCAATGCCGCATGGACCTTGAATAGTAGTTCTTTTATTGGCAGTGATACCCCCGATGTGGAGCGCAAGATGCGTTATTTTCACAACTTATATGTTGCGTATCAGTTCAACGAGCAGTTAAAGTTACTTGCCGGTTTTGATATAGGCATGCAACAAAAGGAAAAACACAGTAACGCCTATAACACGTGGTATGCCCCATTAATTATGGGACAGTATAAAATCAGTGATGCTTGGCGTGTGGCGGCAAGAGTAGAGTACTACGGAGATAAAGAAGGGGTAATTATACAGACAGATACAGCGCATGGTTTTCAAACTTGGGGGTATTCAGTCAATGTGGATTATCAAATTACAACAGAGGTATTATGGAGAATAGAAGCCCGATCGTTTAACAGTAAAGATGCGGTGTTTAGTAGAAATGATCACGCCGTATCGGGACAAACGGTTATAGGAAGTAGTATCGCAATTCGTTTATAG
- the kdpC gene encoding potassium-transporting ATPase subunit KdpC: MKKTLIPSIILTTVLFVLLGGIYPFVLWGIAQVAPNAGEGFIVESNKGKQYANIGQSFTTEAYFWSRPSAVDYNAAGSGASNKAATNAAYLAEVEQRITDFSRLNPTVQKEEIPVDLVTASGSGLDPHISVQAARVQIARVAVHRGIEASRLEELVTAQTQHPLLGVFGPETVNVLALNMALDALQ; the protein is encoded by the coding sequence ATGAAAAAAACGCTTATACCCTCTATTATATTAACAACCGTTTTATTTGTGTTGTTAGGAGGAATTTACCCCTTTGTTTTATGGGGAATTGCTCAAGTTGCCCCAAATGCGGGAGAAGGATTTATTGTGGAATCAAACAAAGGAAAACAGTATGCTAATATTGGGCAATCCTTTACGACAGAGGCGTATTTCTGGTCGCGTCCTTCTGCTGTCGATTACAATGCAGCAGGTTCTGGAGCAAGTAATAAAGCCGCTACGAATGCAGCATATCTTGCCGAAGTAGAGCAACGCATAACGGATTTTAGTAGACTGAATCCAACCGTTCAAAAAGAAGAGATTCCCGTGGATTTAGTTACCGCTAGTGGTAGTGGATTAGACCCTCATATATCAGTTCAAGCTGCACGTGTGCAAATCGCGCGTGTTGCGGTACATCGAGGTATAGAAGCTAGTCGTTTGGAAGAATTGGTTACAGCACAAACACAGCATCCGTTGTTAGGTGTATTCGGGCCAGAAACGGTCAATGTTTTAGCACTGAATATGGCATTAGATGCTTTACAATAA